In Nitrospiria bacterium, a single genomic region encodes these proteins:
- a CDS encoding diguanylate cyclase: protein MRLTLIKKMLLGFSIMVLLTLLTGLYAVLSLRDLRRMSDNIVEWDLPIIETTAQMTENLLAEDLYEKRSVILRDPAVQTLFLNRSDEFRLKLAQLNLISPEDQDLKGRIQSLHQQYDQFFKEEQDYLNRKEESMAKAVSEGPMQSRLNEMVQLLRELERRGRDDQNAKTRLANQLSLQAFNITVVLVTISFFFGVGFAVFINSNLTYSIKQLQEAAHYIGQGLFDRALNVKATEEVQELADSFRWMSKRLKELGEMNLDANPLTRLPGNLAIEKALLTRLQEAVPFAFCLVDVDNFKAFGDRYGYIRGSEVLKKVAAILFDAVRTLGSASDFLGHIGGDDFVIITDPPRMEKLCEKVIHDFDKAIPDFYDEEDRRRGYIISRDRKDVEQQFPFMTVSIAVVTNQKRVITSPMQVAEIAAQLKQYAKTFPRSVYVVDQRRTV from the coding sequence ATGCGATTGACCCTGATCAAGAAGATGCTTCTCGGATTTTCAATCATGGTTCTTCTGACCCTGTTGACCGGTCTGTATGCCGTCTTGAGCCTCCGGGACCTTCGTCGAATGAGCGACAACATTGTCGAATGGGACCTTCCCATTATTGAGACCACCGCTCAGATGACCGAGAACTTATTGGCGGAAGACCTCTATGAGAAACGCTCCGTCATACTTCGGGACCCGGCGGTCCAAACCCTCTTCTTAAACCGAAGCGATGAATTCCGGCTGAAACTGGCCCAGTTAAATTTAATATCTCCCGAAGACCAAGACCTCAAAGGGCGAATCCAGAGCCTTCATCAGCAATACGACCAATTTTTTAAAGAAGAACAGGATTACCTCAATCGCAAAGAGGAGTCGATGGCGAAGGCCGTTTCAGAAGGTCCCATGCAGTCCCGACTGAACGAAATGGTCCAATTGCTACGGGAGCTCGAACGCCGCGGACGTGATGATCAAAATGCCAAGACGCGTCTCGCCAATCAATTGAGTCTTCAGGCGTTTAACATCACGGTGGTACTGGTGACCATCAGTTTTTTTTTCGGAGTCGGATTTGCCGTGTTCATCAATTCGAATCTCACGTATTCGATCAAACAGCTTCAGGAGGCTGCGCATTATATCGGCCAGGGGCTGTTTGACCGAGCCTTGAACGTCAAGGCAACGGAAGAAGTTCAGGAGTTGGCGGACTCTTTTCGTTGGATGTCGAAGCGGCTGAAGGAACTGGGGGAGATGAATCTCGATGCCAATCCCCTCACGCGGCTTCCAGGGAATCTGGCGATTGAAAAGGCGCTTTTGACCCGACTTCAGGAAGCGGTGCCGTTTGCGTTCTGTCTTGTCGATGTGGATAACTTCAAGGCGTTTGGCGATCGGTACGGCTATATCCGGGGCAGCGAGGTTTTGAAAAAGGTGGCCGCCATTTTGTTCGACGCGGTCAGGACGCTCGGATCGGCATCGGACTTCCTCGGACATATCGGCGGGGATGACTTTGTCATCATTACGGATCCACCGCGGATGGAAAAGCTGTGCGAAAAAGTCATCCATGATTTTGATAAAGCCATTCCGGATTTTTACGACGAGGAAGACCGTCGAAGAGGTTATATTATTTCCCGCGACCGCAAGGACGTCGAACAACAGTTCCCGTTCATGACGGTTTCGATTGCGGTCGTCACGAACCAGAAACGCGTGATCACCAGTCC